The following is a genomic window from Rutidosis leptorrhynchoides isolate AG116_Rl617_1_P2 chromosome 8, CSIRO_AGI_Rlap_v1, whole genome shotgun sequence.
TGCTCTTTTAATAACTCAATAAGCATGATCCATCCCTTCACATGAAACAACCCGTCTATGTCttcttattttaattattataaaactattaattataattacaatactaattatTGCCATCAAACATCAAATATAATAAAATCATAACTATTTCTATCAAAATTGTATAAACAGGAGTACAGGACAATTATTTCCTCTTCCATTTTTTTGGTTCCATTCAAATCGTGCCTAACGGTGGATTACCGTGGACCTACATTTTAAGAACTCCGTATCATCTAACGATTAGCTACAACTCTACAAGAAAAAAACTATTATACTTCATCGGATCTTTCATACATATTCTAcgtattgtctagttattagcttcACAAAGAGTTACGAAGTATAAATTACTACAAACTTATATTATTATCGTAAtacagagtaataataataataatgtaaaaataataaataataaaaaaatggaaTGGAATAACTTCACCAACCACAATCAACCGAATGATTGGCTATATATTTGTCCACATCCCTTGTCCAAATTAGACCTTACAACCTATACATTGTGTCTAATAAATTTCGTTACAAATTAACCACCACCATAATGGACGTTAAAATATCAGAAGCCACCACAATCTACCCTTCTCAGCCACCTTTCTCCGATGACCACATCCTCCCTCTCTCCCACCTCGATACCGATCGCAACATGAACGTCCCATTTCGTTACGTACGAGCCTACGCTCATGCCACCAACAACCAAGCCGATCCATTTGACGTCATCACCAAAGCTCTCTCCACTACTCTTATCAAATACTACCCATTCACCGGATCTCTCCACCGTTCCAGCATCGGCCGGTTCGAGCTCCATTGCACGGTTGGTAACGGAGTTACTGTCATTCCAGCCACCGTTGACTTCCCGTTAAGTTCAGTCAACTATCTTGATGATGCAGACGAGAAATTTATTGAATTGTTGGTTCCAAACCCGGAAAAAAAAACCTTGTTGACTAATTTGTTGATCTTACAAGTGACCCGGTTTAGTTGTGGTGGTTATACACTCGGGGCGTCGGTGCACCATGTGTTGTGTGATGGGCTTGGGGCGACTCTGTTTTTCAATGCTATGGCTAAGATTGCTAGAGGGGTGAGCGAGGTAAAAGTTGAACCGGTTTGGGACCGGTTGAAGTTGTTAGGACCTAGAGAACCGGCCAGGACTGAGTTTCCAGTTGATGAGTTTTTGAGTTTGGATAAGGATTTTGTGCCGTATTCGGAAATGAATGATGAAGTGGTTAGAGAGTTTTTTCATGTCAAAGATGAGTGGTTGGACCGGGTCAAGAAACTTTTACAAGAAAAGTCCGGTTCCAGTTTTACTACTTTTGAAGCTTTGGGTGCTATTCTATGGCAAGCCAGGTAAATAAACAAAAACACTTCACTAAAATACAAAAGGGAATTTTATACATTTTCTTACTTTCCATTTtactttgtatttatttattaattttgtcGAAAAACAAACGATAACATAAATCCCGGGAACTTTCTAAAGAAAGAAAGCATCTATAAAAAAGATACAATAAACGCCGAGCGGCCGAGACCTCAGCGAGCCTCGCAACTAGAAAGCGACTAACCTAAAACAAAATGAGCATGAAAGCACCGTTTTACTTTGTAAACATAACCTTTAACTGTTCATTGAAGGGATTGGTGTATTTTAAGTAACTTATTTGATATTGAACAGGGTGAAAGCTTCTGAAGCACCAAGAGATGAAGAGGTGAAATTTGCATACGCACTCAACATAAGGAGGCTAGTTAAGCCCCCACTACCGGCCGGTTACTGGGGCAACGGTTGTGTGCCAATGTATGCAAAGATTACAGCTGGAGATTTGATCGATAGACCCATTTGGGAAACAGCTGCACTGATTAAAAATAGTAAGAGAAATGCGACTACCGAGTATGTTCACTCGTTCATTGATTTCCAAGAGCTGAATTACTCAAAAGGGATAAACGCGGGTAAAAGGGTTAGTGCATTTACTGACTGGAGGCATTTGGGTCATTCGACGGTTGACTTTGGTTGGGGTGGTCCAGTCACTGTTATACCTCTGTCAAGGAACCTTCTTGGGAGCTGTGAACCATGTTTCTTCTTGCCGTACTCGGAGGCTAGCCAGGGGAAGAAAGATGGATTTAAAGTATTGTTGTATCTTCGTAAAAATTCAGTTGTTGGTTTTCGAAAGGAGATGGAGAAGTTTAGTAACATAGAGTACGTGTAAGACAGTAAGACTGCCCTGTTTAATCTGATCTGTTTTGTTTTGTTTGAGTAGGACCGTTTAAGGAAATAAGTGACTAACATTAGAGAAAAAGTTCACAACTAATGCATCCATAACATGTTATACATTTATATGCTGCCGTATCCAAATTTTATACTAAAGTTATAAAAGTTCTCGCAACTTATGCTTATAACGCAAGAGTATAGACATCACAAATCTTCTACCAAAAGCAAGCAGACACTATGGCTGCATGATCACAAGAATTTATAAAGAACGAAGATGATACACTTAATACAATCATACTTAAACATTAATCAGCATTGCAGAGTGGATGGGTTACGAAAGCACCTTATATGACATGTTTTGTTCCAGCTAAAACCCATTCACATTTAATGCTACTTGGAGATCAGCATTGCAGAAAACTTCTGAACCATGCGAATGTAACAATTATATCAAGGATTTAAACAATTATAAATTGATAATCGCCTGTGTTCTAGACAATCAAATGGACTGCATATGAACTTGAAAAGGGATATAAAGAATATATTTATTAGATATCAGCTTCGCTGTATGAATAATATAGTGTTTTAATCATATTTAATAAATTAGTTAATATTGACCCATTACCCGACCTAGCAATACCCAATAGAAAGGATGCATAAAAAAAGTAGAGCTAAGTAAGGATATTTTGTCTTGATAGATTGGATGGTTAAGCATCAGCAGACTACTATTGTTGACAATAGCTCGAACTAGTACATCCTTTGCCTCCTCGTGTTTCTTTTTTAACATGTTGCAGATCTGTATTAAGAAATATGTATACCATTAATTTATGTTCATATCCAAGTGTTTCAAATAGCTATTAACAGGATATAAATTCTTCGGAATGAACTACTTAAAGAATAATGCATACTTACATCTTCAAgttcttttgaacatgcctcagcCTTTTCAAAATTGCTGTCATTTTCTATTTCGGAAGATATGTCCATTTCGGATAAAGAAGCGCCAAGCCTAGGGGACTTCTTATTTACCACACTTGCATGTTTACGGACCTACAATAGAGAAACCAATAAGCGAAACTAATCCAACATCTTGAAAGTACACATTTTCTAGCAGAAACCTGTTCCTCAACAGCTTTTTCCGATGATGCTGTGACGTTGTTGCTGTGTTTCAATAAACAATAAATATTAGGACAAGATTTTAGTAACCCTAAGATAAAGTGTGCAAAAAGGTACTAGAACGAAAGGACCTGTAGGGTGATGAAGCTAGACGTTTCAGTGGAGTGGATCTTGGTATTTCAGATGACTCCTGCATCGTTAGTCAAGATAAGATAATTTTGTGATTATATGTTACATGGGTTCCAAATTCCTTCATCTAAGCATACATACATGACTGATAAAACTAATAACTGATACCAAATTATAAAATGAATaatataagaataagaataagaataatgataacaatatgacAACTGGCAATAATTGGGTAAAACTACACCTAGAAAGACGTTCAATATGTCTAAGCGGTTCAAACCATTTGACCCATTCCCTTTTAAGTGACTTCTTTAACTTTACCAGTTTGACCCTTTACAGGTAAACCATGACCCAAAATACATCATTCAGAAGTCTATAGATCAAAACAGAAACCTAGAGGAGAAAGGTATAAAAAGGAGAAAAATAACCTCAAATGATTTACGCTTCAGAGTAGGAGTGCATGGTGTTTGCTTATTCATGTCAACAGAAAAATTACTCTTGGACAGGTTTACTTGCAATTCCATACCTTGATCTTTGTTTCTCGTGGATGGCAAACCCTTTGGTAACATAGAATTGAGTGTCTTTAACTTTGGTTCTGTAGCTCTACATTAACAGAGGACTGTTATATAAAAAAATAGTGGTGTACAAACAAAGAGAAGAGTCAAATCTAACATCCTACCTAGAAACTTTAAGAGTAGAAACTTCAGATATCCTCATATCAGCTTGAGTAGGGGATGTCCTATTCTTTCCCATGACAATTTTACTCATGTTATGAGTGGATGCCGTGCTTTTGACATGTACCCCAGGGTTTAGGGTATTCTGTAAGAGATTTTTGTCTGATTGTTCAATCAAACTAGATGGATGGACATCAGGCCTGACAATAATAGAA
Proteins encoded in this region:
- the LOC139861364 gene encoding tetrahydroanabasine acetyltransferase, whose product is MDVKISEATTIYPSQPPFSDDHILPLSHLDTDRNMNVPFRYVRAYAHATNNQADPFDVITKALSTTLIKYYPFTGSLHRSSIGRFELHCTVGNGVTVIPATVDFPLSSVNYLDDADEKFIELLVPNPEKKTLLTNLLILQVTRFSCGGYTLGASVHHVLCDGLGATLFFNAMAKIARGVSEVKVEPVWDRLKLLGPREPARTEFPVDEFLSLDKDFVPYSEMNDEVVREFFHVKDEWLDRVKKLLQEKSGSSFTTFEALGAILWQARVKASEAPRDEEVKFAYALNIRRLVKPPLPAGYWGNGCVPMYAKITAGDLIDRPIWETAALIKNSKRNATTEYVHSFIDFQELNYSKGINAGKRVSAFTDWRHLGHSTVDFGWGGPVTVIPLSRNLLGSCEPCFFLPYSEASQGKKDGFKVLLYLRKNSVVGFRKEMEKFSNIEYV